Proteins from a genomic interval of Fusarium oxysporum Fo47 chromosome I, complete sequence:
- a CDS encoding voltage-dependent anion channel gives MSQPTSPDYHAGDYTRTLNGRPVDLESGSTARDKAFPKNAPRPLRLKDRVVRITWSWFPCTMSTGGLANLLNEQPYTFTGLKTIGKIFFILNIILFLTFTALIIARFTMKPRAFSTSLHHPSESFFFGAFWVSIALILTGAQSYGGPETGPWFTTAMRVVFWIYYACEMVVAVTQYHIIFETERLDISEALPGWILPAYPFLVTGMLAAKVAGSQPQWSAVQIIVAGLMGQGLGWMLALFIYAVYLSRLIQHKLPDASKRPGMFIAVGPTAFTCGGLIALGTQAKSALPEDFLGTPSIPAGELWSGMSVAAGLFIWLMAIWFSALSAISVLRAVRRMEFSLSWWALVFPNVGLALATINVGNTLSSRGIKIFGSALTVVLVIVWFICAAFHIRAIVRRDLLAVGKDLDVEHVNKQHDRKAEKQRD, from the exons ATGTCGCAACCAACCAGCCCAGACTATCATGCAGGTGATTATACACGAACCCTGAATGGCCGCCCTGTCGACCTCGAATCTGGATCTACAGCACGCGACAAAGCCTTTCCCAAGAACGCACCTCGACCTTTACGACTAAAAGACCGCGTCGTCAGGATAACATGGAGTTGGTTCCCCTGCACAATGTCAACAGGCGGTTTAGCCAATCTCCTCAACGAACAACCCTACACATTCACCGGGTTAAAAACCATCGGCAaaatcttcttcatcctcaacatcatcctcttcctaACCTTCACAGCCCTCATCATTGCGCGCTTCACCATGAAACCCCGCGCCTTCTCAACGAGTCTGCACCATCCGTCTGAATCATTCTTCTTCGGCGCTTTCTGGGTATCTATTGCCCTAATCCTCACGGGCGCACAATCGTACGGTGGTCCAGAGACGGGACCGTGGTTCACTACGGCTATGCGGGTGGTTTTCTGGATTTATTATGCTTGTGAGATGGTTGTGGCGGTGACGCAGTACCATATTATCTTTGAGACGGAGAGGCTTGATATTTCGGAGGCGTTGCCTGGCTGGATATTGCCTGCGTATCCGTTTTTGGTGACGGGGATGTTGGCGGCGAAGGTGGCGGGGAGTCAACCGCAGTGGAGTGCTGTGCAAATAATTGTTGCGGGTTTGATGGGCCAGGGACTTGGATGGATGCTTGCGCTGTTCATCTATGCTGTTTATCTGTCGAGGCTGATTCAGCATAAGTTGCCGGATGCTTCCAAGAGGCCTGGCATGTTTATCGCTGTTGGACCAACAG CCTTTACGTGCGGTGGTTTGATTGCGCTTGGTACACAAGCCAAGTCCGCTCTTCCAGAAGACTTCCTCGGCACCCCTAGCATCCCCGCCGGTGAACTCTGGTCCGGAATGTCAGTTGCAGCAGGACTATTCATCTGGCTCATGGCGATCTGGTTTTCCGCCCTGTCGGCGATATCAGTCCTCCGAGCCGTTCGAAGAATGGAGTTTAGTCTGTCCTGGTGGGCACTCGTCTTCCCCAACGTTGGTCTCGCTCTTGCGACTATCAATGTTGGAAACACTCTTTCATCGAGGGGAATCAAGATTTTTGGATCTGCTTTGACGGTTGTACTGGTTATCGTATGGTTTATCTGCGCGGCTTTCCATATTCGCGCCATCGTCAGAAGGGACTTACTTGCTGTTGGAAAGGATCTGGATGTTGAGCATGTGAACAAACAACATGATAGAAAGGCTGAGAAGCAAAGAGATTAG
- a CDS encoding cytochrome P450, whose protein sequence is MSAKLPFQLSTGAVYKHPQFPSLIAAGVVAFTSILLVALKFWSSSATPKVKILLQDEIKSARQRALEYCFNPRAVMAKGYAKDMQIEYTHFGGPAEYVIHAIKANLTGSLYWTPVKVHDRVLRLIATNNARVFQGTAASLDEEWLEASTGYVLACFDCIRALKQWHPWLRPLVYRFIPERAAIKDQWTKGRKRVMASMRERQEKGGNLEDPPTMLDHLSNGRNEHIADDVELQLLHQMTLIAVGTVTTFSSTTQAIYDLVAHPEYIRILREEVESVPRDSNGNFTKDSTVAMNKLDSFLKESQRFNSPDLTTFQRAAIADMKLPDGTFVPKGTKLEINTCSIHKDHELYENPEQFDGLRFHKWRKAPGKEKRYMYSSSGTDDLSWGFGRHACPGRYLSAINIKLIMAELLMNYNIKLPDGLSRPKNIEFEVLCSPEPDFEILLKDRDH, encoded by the exons ATGAGTGCCAAACTGCCTTTTCAGCTTTCAACAGGCGCAGTGTACAAGCACCCTCAATTCCCGAGTCTTATTGCTGCTGGAGTCGTGGCCTTCACCTCCATCCTCCTGGTCGCTCTGAAATTCTGGAGCTCGAGCGCAACAcccaaggtcaagattcTGCTTCAAGATGAGATCAAAAGTGCGAGACAGCGCGCATTGGAGTATTGTTTCAATCCTCGGGCGGTCATGGCAAAAGGATACGCAAAG GACATGCAAATCGAGTATACGCATTTCGGCGGTCCAGCGGAATATGTAATTCACGCTATCAAGGCTAATTTGACCGGGTCGCTTT ACTGGACTCCAGTCAAAGTACACGACAGAGTCCTCCGCCTCATCGCCACCAACAACGCCCGCGTCTTCCAAGGCACAGCCGCCAGCCTCGACGAAGAATGGCTCGAAGCGTCCACCGGCTACGTCCTAGCCTGCTTCGACTGCATCCGCGCTCTTAAACAATGGCACCCATGGCTCCGGCCCCTCGTCTACAGATTTATCCCCGAACGCGCAGCCATCAAAGACCAGTGGACCAAGGGCCGCAAACGAGTCATGGCTTCTATGCGTGAGAGGCAAGAGAAGGGGGGTAACCTGGAGGACCCACCTACTATGCTGGATCATTTGAGTAATGGGAGGAATGAACATAttgccgatgatgttgagcTGCAGTTGCTGCATCAGATGACCTTGATTGCTGTTGGGACTGTTACGACATTTTCGTCGACGACGCAGGCTATTTATGATCTTGTGGCGCATCCGGAGTATATACGTATTCTTCGGGAGGAGGTTGAGTCTGTGCCTAGGGATTCGAATGGTAACTTCACCAAAGACTCAACGGTGGCTATGAATAAGCTTGACAGCTTTCTCAAAGAGAGTCAACGCTTCAACTCACCTGATCTCA CAACATTCCAACGCGCAGCTATTGCAGACATGAAACTCCCAGACGGCACATTCGTCCCCAAAGGCACCAAATTAGAAATCAACACTTGCTCAATTCACAAGGACCACGAGCTGTACGAGAATCCTGAGCAGTTCGATGGTCTTCGCTTCCATAAATGGCGAAAAGCTCCTGGTAAGGAAAAAAGGTACATGTACTCCAGCAGTGGAACAGATGATCTGTCTTGGGGCTTTGGGCGACATGCGTGCCCGGGGAGATATCTGAGTGCTATCAatatcaagctcatcatggcGGAGCTGTTGATGAATTATAATATCAAGCTACCCGATGGACTCAGTCGACCTAAGAATATTGAGTTTGAAGTGCTG TGCTCTCCGGAACCCGACTTTGAGATCCTTCTTAAGGACAGGGATCATTAG
- a CDS encoding OsmC/Ohr family produces the protein MSLRISQSLRRAALRPNPSTLLRSPIIARRFESTSSTPQQNKDLPILYSAHAKVVGARKGHIEAESLNVDLTMSKALGGPGDAGKTNPEELFAAGYGACFQSAMNAVAAKDGITMPTAPKDSIVESTVHLVGDMKELDMQLRVDMKIMVRGLEQEQLESIVEKAMKVCPYSRATKGNVWTEYTVVKLD, from the coding sequence ATGTCTCTTCGCATCTCCCAATCCCTCCGCCGCGCAGCCCTGCGCCCCAACCCATCAACCCTCCTCAGATCCCCAATCATAGCCCGCCGCTTCGAAAGCACCTCATCAACGCCTCAACAGAACAAAGATCTGCCCATCCTCTACTCCGCCCACGCCAAAGTCGTCGGCGCCCGCAAGGGCCACATCGAAGCAGAGTCCCTCAACGTCGATCTCACCATGTCTAAAGCCCTTGGCGGCCCTGGCGACGCAGGCAAGACTAACCCAGAGGAGCTGTTCGCCGCTGGCTACGGCGCCTGCTTCCAGTCCGCCATGAACGCCGTGGCCGCCAAGGACGGCATCACCATGCCCACTGCGCCCAAGGACAGCATCGTTGAGTCGACGGTGCATCTTGTCGGTGACATGAAGGAGCTTGATATGCAGCTTCGTGTGGATATGAAGATTATGGTTAGGGGGCTGGAGCAGGAGCAGTTGGAGTCtattgttgagaaggctaTGAAGGTTTGTCCATATAGTAGGGCCACTAAGGGCAATGTCTGGACAGAGTATACGGTTGTTAAGCTGGATTAA
- a CDS encoding hydrophobin, translated as MQFSILALLVAATGALAAPGNRGGDRGDRGGNRGDRNTNTQTVTCTGGSAYCCSPEYGEGGLFSYYECSKNTNSCNVQSTIVCCAQNVQGNNNHQSQKCSAFGDQKVIYV; from the exons ATGCAGTTCTCCATCCTCGCTCTTCTCGTCGCCGCCACCGGtgctcttgctgctcctGGTAACCGTGGCGGTGACCGTGGTGACCGTGGTGGCAACCGTGGTGACCGCAACACCAACACGCAGACCGTCACCTGCACTGGTGGTTCTGCTTACTGCTGTTCCCCTGAGTACGGTGAGGGAGGCCTTTTCAGCTACTACGAGTGCAGCAAGAACACCAACAGCTGCAACGTCCAGAGTACCATTGTTTGCTGCGCCCAAAATGTCCAAGGA AACAACAACCACCAGTCGCAGAAATGCTCTGCCTTCGGCGACCAGAAGGTTATCTATGTCTAA
- a CDS encoding aldo/keto reductase, with translation MSPPVKLHTRRLGKDGPEVSAIGLGLMGLSGIYGSVGSQEERLKFLDRAWEIGATNWDSSDMYGDSEDLLGKWFALHPERRKDIFLASKFAIKGSVGPDGTFSMSINSSPGYACDACERSLKRLGLGCIDLFYVHRMDGETPIEKTVEELIKYIGLSECSSDSLRRAYKVHPVHAVQVEYNPWTLDIEGHSGTFLLQTARELGVAIVAYSPLGRGMLTGQYKSVDNFDPDDYRRVVPRYQGENFTNNLELVDKFQEMAAQKGCTAGQLTLAWLLSLGDDIIPIPGTKKIDYLEENTGAVDIQLTDEERKQLRDLVDAADVRGDRGAADRAFADTPEL, from the exons ATGTCTCCTCCCGTTAAACTTCATACCCGAAGACTCGGTAAAGACGGTCCCGAGGTATCCGCCATAGGCTTGGGGCTCATGGGCCTTAGTGGCATTTATGGCTCAGTAGG TTCCCAAGAGGAGCGCCTCAAGTTTCTTGACCGTGCCTGGGAGATAGGCGCCACCAACTGGGATTCATCGGACATGTACGGTGACAGCGAGGACCTGTTGGGCAAATGGTTCGCGCTACACCCTGAGCGGCGGAAAGACATCTTCCTGGCCTCAAAGTTTGCTATCAAAGGTAGCGTTGGACCTGATGGTACCTTCTCTATGTCGATCAACTCGTCGCCTGGGTACGCTTGCGACGCATGCGAGCGGAGCTTGAAGAGACTCGGGTTAGGTTGTATCGACTTGTTTTATGTTCACCGTATGGACGGCGAAACCCCGATTGAAAAGACCGTGGAGGAGCTA ATTAAATACATTGGCCTCTCTGAATGCTCCTCTGACTCCCTACGCAGAGCGTACAAAGTGCATCCAGTTCACGCTGTACAGGTCGAGTACAATCCCTGGACTCTGGATATTGAAGGGCACTCGGGCACATTTCTGTTGCAAACAGCGCGTGAGCTAGGCGTGGCTATCGTGGCCTACTCTCCACTAGGCCGCGGTATGCTGACAGGTCAATACAAGTCAGTCGACAACTTTGACCCAGACGACTACAGGCGTGTGGTTCCGCGGTACCAGGGTGAGAACTTCACAAATAATCTGGAACTGGTTGATAAATTCCAGGAGATGGCTGCTCAAAAGGGCTGCACCGCCGGTCAATTGACCCTTGCTTGGCTGCTCTCTCTGGGAGACGACATCATCCCGATTCCGGGAACGAAGAAGATCGACTACCTGGAGGAGAACACTGGTGCTGTGGATATCCAGCTGACAGATGAGGAAAGGAAGCAATTGAGGGATCTAGTGGACGCGGCTGATGTTAGGGGAGACAGGGGCGCTGCGGACAGGGCCTTTGCAGATACACCAGAACTGTGA
- a CDS encoding heterokaryon incompatibility protein-domain-containing protein has translation MSFTGLRLDDLEEGSQNGCSLGKYLSSQLREGYPETWTLHDLKLYTDGWRFHGLIPLEKTLSGDRKLEFSTKYQHVHAPAHKGKTYVEFLSYEITTDEDVEWTGGQNLLTRKPIVADPLSKITAAKIRDWKLRCDTSQSQAHTICSRPSPAFFPTRLIEIVEMDTNNQIPHVRLVDGKSLNGDAETEIPWDKIPRTIQDAILTSQKLGIGFIWVDSLCIIQDSKADDKNIEIGQMTQVYTHAAFTIAARRAPDAHTGFLHERSLPSGTTIVDFCSEDGKTRQCTLTFESAAKDEDANVLDTRGWTLQEYLMSRRLLIIGSWTTTWSCRNENTVFKGTHRLDAIAFFGTHPDSNYPKPENNLILWEWNSLVQRPMRGGAYAAGLWVKDFPDTLLWENRSRALYPRPSDQGPSWSWTAINSTVTWGAGHGKDVLSVDSIECDLDQASAPFGSVKRGALRVTGPALDQEWKRTKSTSSLMSPGGHHLRYLMPDGMYINAHIKFLPDAEESDSDWTTVTLLAVKVDDYTTGIVLRKSADSEHSRFGYFDANLPGDKYQIDCQLPVVRKWGSRTFTII, from the exons ATGAGCTTTACTGGTTTGCGTCTTGATGATCTAGAAGAGGGTTCGCAAAATGGCTGCAGCCTGGGGAAGTATCTCTCTTCACAACTTCGCGAAGGATACCCAGAGACGTGGACCTTACATGATCTGAAACTCTACACTGACGGTTGGCGTTTCCATGGTCTGATACCTCTGGAGAAGACTCTCTCGGGCGACAGAAAGCTTGAGTTTTCAACTAAGTACCAACATGTCCATGCTCCGGCACATAAAGGAAAGACATATGTAGAGTTCTTGTCTTACGAAATTACGACAGATGAAG ACGTTGAGTGGACTGGAGGACAAAACCTTTTGACTCGAAAGCCTATAGTTGCTGACCCACTGTCTAAAATTACCGCGGCCAAGATTCGAGATTGGAAGCTCAGATGCGACACAAGCCAATCTCAAGCTCATACAATCTGCTCGCGGCCAAGTCCAGCATTCTTCCCTACTCGACTCATCGAGATTGTCGAGATGGATACCAACAATCAGATTCCTCATGTGAGGCTTGTTGATGGAAAGTCGCTAAATGGAGACGCTGA GACCGAGATTCCCTGGGACAAGATTCCTAGAACGATCCAAGATGCCATTCTGACGTCACAAAAACTTGGAATTGGCTTTATCTGGGTAGACTCACTCTGCATCATCCAAGACAGCAAAGCGGACGATAAGAACATCGAGATTGGCCAGATGACCCAAGTCTATACCCACGCGGCATTCACTATCGCGGCCAGAAGAGCCCCAGACGCTCATACCGGCTTTCTCCACGAGAGGTCACTTCCCTCTGGTACGACCATCGTGGATTTCTGCAGTGAAGATGGTAAAACGAGACAATGCACATTGACATTTGAGTCAGCAgccaaggatgaggatgcGAATGTCTTGGACACGCGGGGTTGGACATTGCAAGAATATCTAATGTCTCGCCGCTTGCTGATCATCGGATCATGGACAACTACATGGTCTTGCAGAAA CGAGAATACAGTCTTCAAAGGCACACATCGTCTCGATGCAATTGCCTTCTTTGGCACTCATCCCGATTCCAACTACCCAAAGCCTGAAAACAACCTCATCTTGTGGGAATGGAATTCGTTAGTTCAGCG TCCTATGCGCGGAGGGGCATATGCAGCTGGTTTGTGGGTTAAAGACTTTCCTGATACGCTTCTTTGGGAAAACCGTTCTAGAGCCTTGTATCCGAGACCAAGCGATCAAGGACCATCCTGGTCATGGACGGCTATTAACAGTACTGTGACGTGGGGCGCTGGCCATGGGAAAGACGTCTTATCAGTTGACTCTATTGAATGCGATCTTGATCAAGCATCAGCTCCTTTTGGGTCTGTCAAGCGCGGCGCACTTCGTGTCACAGGACCTGCTTTAGACCAGGAGTGGAAACGCACTAAAAGTACATCGAGTTTGATGAGTCCCGGAGGACATCACCTGAGGTACTTGATGCCTGATGGTATGTATATCAACGCTCATATCAAGTTTCTTCCTGACGCAGAAGAATCTGATTCGGACTGGACCACTGTCACGTTACTTGCTGTCAAGGTCGACGACTACACAACGGGAATAGTCCTGAGAAAAAGTGCCGACAGTGAGCACTCGAGATTCGGTTACTTCGATGCAAATCTCCCAGGAGATAAATATCAAATAGATTGTCAATTACCAGTGGTTAGAAAATGGGGGAGCAGAActtttactattatatag
- a CDS encoding xylose isomerase-like protein has product MSSFQPAILSASLGRAWLHEFANKAKQASEHGFQGIEVFYEDLEYEATRLHGVETPRNDQILDAASHIRELLDGLKLTVIGLQPFLFYEGLKDREQQVRLIEKIKLWFKIAKILGTNTIQIPANFLPADQLTGDMDVIVGDLVELADLGIKQDPPIRFAYEALCWSTHVDTWEKSWEVAKKVDRPNFGLCLDTFNIAGRVWGDPASPTGKTPNADQDLKESLERLVKEVTLDKVFYIQVVDAERMETPLVKGHPFHVDGNPARMNWSRNARAYMYETDRGAYLPVEDIAKVLIHDMGYKGYVSMELFSRTMAEEGEDVPKQHAERGIAAWKKFVERLRLNDV; this is encoded by the coding sequence ATGAGTTCTTTCCAGCCTGCCATCCTATCTGCCTCGCTCGGCCGAGCATGGCTCCACGAGTTCGCCAACAAGGCCAAACAGGCCTCAGAGCATGGCTTCCAAGGCATTGAAGTCTTCTACGAGGATCTTGAATATGAAGCAACAAGACTGCACGGTGTCGAAACTCCCAGAAATGACCAGATTCTTGATGCAGCATCGCATATTCGAGAGTTGCTAGATGGTCTGAAGCTTACAGTCATTGGTCTCCAGCCATTCTTATTCTATGAGGGTCTGAAGGACCGTGAGCAACAGGTTCGGCTTATCGAGAAGATCAAATTATGGTTCAAGATCGCAAAGATTTTGGGCACAAACACGATTCAGATTCCTGCAAACTTCCTTCCGGCTGATCAGTTGACTGGAGACATGGATGTCATAGTGGGAGATCTGGTCGAACTAGCTGATCTAGGCATCAAGCAGGATCCTCCGATTCGCTTTGCGTATGAGGCTTTGTGTTGGAGTACTCACGTCGACACGTGGGAGAAGTCATGGGAGGTGGCTAAGAAGGTTGATAGACCTAACTTTGGCCTCTGCCTCGACACATTCAACATCGCCGGTCGTGTCTGGGGAGACCCAGCTTCTCCAACTGGCAAGACACCCAACGCCGATCAAGATCTCAAAGAATCCTTAGAGAGACTTGTGAAAGAGGTCACTCTGGACAAGGTGTTCTACATCCAAGTCGTCGATGCAGAAAGAATGGAAACTCCACTTGTCAAAGGACACCCCTTCCATGTTGATGGAAACCCGGCTAGGATGAACTGGTCGCGAAATGCTAGAGCCTATATGTACGAGACGGACCGAGGCGCTTATCTCCCTGTTGAGGATATTGCCAAGGTGTTGATTCACGATATGGGCTATAAGGGATATGTTTCGATGGAGCTATTTTCACGAACTATGGctgaggagggagaggatgTCCCGAAACAGCACGCAGAGAGGGGTATTGCAGCTTGGAAGAAGTTTGTtgagaggttgaggctgaacGACGTCTAG
- a CDS encoding type I 3-dehydroquinase-domain-containing protein: MAALTVTTPLGPSRMEHSQTRNNYSSSASIALIGMRGSGMSTLAVMASSALGFRILDADQYFYKATGLSRAAYNATNGISQYRQEELRLMRSMLFDNPTSAVIVCGPGVVEDTGKEWLAEYAKDHLIIYVLRDAEEIQRHLRVFDVETIRDLTRRASPAYRKLSSFEFYNISDMSLYKLDTATSRGDISPRALALKKVEEDFLQLVYSITRRDDCYSKYKAKNSLSSIPLETRKFTYTLSLPLATLSTLITEFRELDTEADALELTIPASSLGNEVGFKDTAVDRISRQFFVVRRNIRLPILYHIDTYGNERKISEDEYFELLHHGLRLAPEYLYVDLKCDTAKIQNLIASKGQTKIIAHYVVSDPAEDGWNLPKQWAMIERAQGLGCDIIRICQEARSVEDNFAVQHFIHRVKSSPDHTIPLIAYNTGRLGRMSCYLNPILSPVTHLLVRRLAPNCPSNALLTVQEAQKAVFSSFLLDGQYFGIYGNCTSKSLSPAMHNAAFKLLGMPHRYNIFLHESMDQLFELIKDNTFGGASITAPFKTAIIPRLDFLSEEAKAIGAVNTLLCLKEPTMDSLLDRNTAGPTVALFGENTDWIGIHTCVQRNLSPINAVRRRTTGLIIGAGGMARAAAYALIRLGVKTILIHNRTRSRAEELIKQFDRQHKNDSGETTANDIEMESGSHDRPSFRIISSRDDAWPEDINLPTIIVSCVATREIDGQCSADTSLPEHWLSSPTGGVAIELSYTPLETPLLKQIKSLSEKGWIPVDGLQVLPEQGMMQFELFTTRRAPANLMREEVFRAYKERLDRAADT, translated from the exons ATGGCAGCGTTAACAGTAACAACGCCCCTCGGGCCTTCGAGGATGGAGCATTCTCAAACCAGAAACAACTATTCATCAAGCGCCTCAATTGCGCTGATTGGCATGCGAGGCAGTGGCATGTCAACCCTGGCAGTCATGGCTTCAAGCGCCTTGGGTTTTCGAATTCTTGATGCAGATCAGTACTTCTACAAAGCTACAGGGCTTTCTAGAGCAGCATACAATGCGACTAATGGCATCTCCCAATACCGACAAGAGGAGTTGAGACTAATGAGATCTATGCTATTCGACAATCCGACTAGTGCAGTTATCGTATGCGGTCctggtgttgttgaagacaCCGGAAAAGAGTGGCTTGCAGAATATGCCAAGGACCACCTCATTATCTATGTCCTGCGGGATGCCGAAGAGATCCAAAGGCATTTGAGAGTCTTCGACGTGGAAACTATTCGGGATCTCACACGTCGTGCATCGCCAGCTTACCGAAAACTATCAAGTTTTGAGTTCTACAACATCTCAGATATGTCGCTGTACAAACTGGATACAGCAACCTCACGTGGTGATATATCTCCTAGGGCTCTTGCACTTaagaaggttgaagaagacTTTCTGCAGTTGGTATACAGCATCACACGACGAGACGACTGCTATAGCAAGTACAAAGCAAAGAACAGTCTTTCATCCATACCACTGGAAACAAGAAAGTTTACATATACTTTATCTCTACCACTGGCGACACTCAGCACTCTTATCACCGAGTTTCGCGAACTCGACACTGAAGCAGACGCTCTTGAACTTACAATACCGGCTTCAAGTCTTGGTAATGAGGTTGGCTTCAAAGACACGGCCGTAGATAGAATCAGCAGGCAGTTCTTCGTTGTAAGGAGGAATATCCGACTTCCAATATTATATCATATCGATACCTACGGAAACGAAAGGAAAATCTCAGAGGATGAGTATTTCGAGCTGCTGCATCATGGGCTTCGTCTGGCTCCGGAGTACCTCTATGTCGATCTCAAATGCGATACAGCCAAGATCCAGAATCTCATTGCATCCAAAGGCCAAACAAAGATCATCGCACACTATGTCGTTTCCGATCCAGCAGAAGATGGTTGGAACTTGCCAAAACAATGGGCCATGATCGAGCGAGCTCAAGGCCTCGGATGTGACATCATCCGCATCTGTCAAGAGGCAAGGTCCGTGGAAGACAACTTCGCCGTCCAGCACTTTATCCATCGAGTCAAATCGTCGCCAGATCATACCATCCCATTAATAGCATACAACACTGGCCGTCTTGGACGGATGTCATGCTATCTCAACCCCATCCTCAGCCCAGTTACACATCTACTGGTCCGAAGGCTGGCCCCAAACTGCCCATCGAATGCTCTGCTTACAGTTCAAGAAGCACAAAAAGCAGTGTTTTCATCCTTTCTACTCGACGGCCAGTATTTTGGCATCTACGGAAATTGCACGTCGAAGAGTCTGTCACCAGCCATGCACAATGCCGCCTTTAAGCTCCTGGGTATGCCACACCGATACAACATCTTTCTTCACGAATCGATGGACCAGCTGTTCGAGCTCATTAAAGATAACACTTTCGGCGGTGCTAGTATAACTGCACCATTCAAGACTGCTATAATACCCAGGCTTGACTTTTTGAGCGAAGAGGCTAAGGCCATTGGAGCTGTCAACACCCTTTTATGTCTGAAGGAGCCTACTATGGACTCTTTACTTGACAGAAATACCGCTGGGCCAACGGTAGCTCTTTTCGGTGAAAATACTGATTGGATCGGTATTCATACTTGCGTTCAGCGAAATCTATCTCCTATCAATGCTGTCAGAAGACGGACGACAGGGCtcatcattggtgctggAGGTATGGCCCGTGCAGCTGCGTATGCGCTCATTAGACTCGGCGTCAAAACTATTCTGATTCATAACCGAACTCGGTCGAGGGCAGAAGAACTCATCAAGCAGTTCGACAGGCAGCATAAAAACGACAGTGGTGAGACTACGGCGAATGACATCGAGATGGAGAGCGGAAGTCATGATCGTCCTTCGTTTAGAATCATCAGTTCGAGAGACGACGCATGGCCCGAAGACATAAACCTTCCAACAATCATCGTTTCATGCGTGGCAACGCGAGAAATCGATGGGCAGTGCTCAGCAGACACTAGTCTCCCAGAACATTGGCTTTCAAGCCCGACTGGCGGCGTCGCAATTGAG CTTTCTTACACACCGCTGGAGACCCCACTGCTCAAGCAGATAAAGTCGTTATCAGAGAAGGGATGGATACCTGTTGATGGTCTGCAGGTCCTACCAGAGCAGGGAATGATGCAGTTCGAGTTATTTACTACAAGACGAGCACCAGCTAATctgatgagagaagaggtATTTAGAGCATATAAGGAACGTCTTGACAGAGCAGCGGATACCTAG
- a CDS encoding adenosine deaminase-related protein — MRARIDKLGLDLPFIFHAGETQDHGSDTDTNLFDGILLGTKHIGHGFSIIKRPLLMKLCKEWNIAIETCPIINEVLGLCPTTKAHHPILLSNCVPCTIISDDPGSWGASVLSHDFYQALMGSNNLSIPGLRVIAEWSIEHSCMSSDMQEKVYKDFEEKWFVFCQWIIDTYGQQ, encoded by the exons ATGAGAGCTAGGATTGATAAGCTGGGACTCGATCTTCCCTTTATCTTCCATGCTGGTGAGACGCAGGACCATGGAAGCGACACTGACACAAACCTGTTTGACGGTATCCTTCTTGGAACCAAGCACATTGGACATGgcttcagcatcatcaagcGTCCACTATTGATGAAACTATGCAAAGAGTGGAATATTGCCATTGAGACCTGTCCAATTATCAATGAGGTACTGGGGCTTTGCCCGACGACTAAGGCGCATCACCCCATCTTGCTGTCCAACTGTGTTCCGTGTACCATCATTAGCGACGATCCAGGCTCTTGGGG AGCGAGCGTTCTCTCTCATGACTTTTACCAAGCTTTGATGGGAAGCAATAACTTGTCGATACCAGGCTTGAGGGTCATTGCCGAGTGGAGTATTGAGCATAGTTGCATGAGTTCTGATATGCAGGAGAAAGTGTACAAGGATTTTGAGGAGAAGTGGTTTGTGTTCTGCCAATGGATCATTGATACTTATGGCCAGCAGTGA